The Vibrio mangrovi genome includes a region encoding these proteins:
- a CDS encoding aldose 1-epimerase family protein codes for MKIKPLVAALIIAAPGLVNAAEFVLTDATTNIDVGAWKVTNKDLGIQQPFSIEKRQLHGGKQAGVETLIINNGELEITLVPTRGMGIFNVKRDGKRILGWDSPVKEIVNPAFIDLESRNGLGWLDGFNEMMVRCGYEWTGHPGVDDNGQLLSLHGRLQNTPASTVKITIDDKEPYTITVQGEVSERTFKKAELVTLTSFSVTPGSNQFAVHDTLTNKADYEDEYQIIYHSNFGRPILEKGAKITAAASEISPFNDYAKKGLQDWQTYLGPTKGYDEMVYNLKPIGDKQGNTLAVLHNQAGNQGVSVGYNIKQLPVLTIWKNTDTLQQGYVTGIEPGTSYAYNTKYQHPLGLVPKIEPGASRHFDVTYTVLRNIKEVNQALATVADIQGNTPVKQVKKPLVDLTKVH; via the coding sequence ATGAAGATTAAACCACTCGTCGCCGCCCTCATCATCGCTGCCCCCGGTCTGGTTAATGCCGCAGAATTCGTGCTGACCGATGCCACAACCAATATTGATGTCGGTGCGTGGAAAGTCACCAATAAAGATCTGGGTATTCAACAACCGTTCTCTATCGAAAAACGTCAGTTACACGGTGGTAAGCAAGCCGGAGTCGAAACACTGATCATCAATAACGGAGAGCTGGAAATTACCTTAGTTCCGACCCGTGGCATGGGAATATTTAATGTCAAAAGAGACGGGAAACGGATTCTCGGCTGGGATTCTCCGGTCAAAGAAATCGTCAATCCGGCCTTTATCGATCTGGAAAGCCGCAACGGTCTGGGCTGGCTGGATGGTTTCAATGAGATGATGGTTCGCTGTGGTTATGAATGGACCGGACACCCGGGTGTCGATGATAACGGGCAACTGCTCAGTCTGCATGGCCGTCTTCAGAATACCCCGGCTTCAACAGTCAAAATCACCATTGATGATAAGGAACCTTATACCATTACGGTTCAAGGTGAAGTCTCTGAAAGAACCTTTAAAAAAGCAGAACTGGTCACGCTTACTTCGTTTTCAGTCACTCCCGGCAGCAATCAGTTTGCCGTCCATGACACGTTAACCAACAAAGCCGATTACGAAGACGAGTATCAAATCATTTATCACTCCAATTTTGGTCGTCCGATACTGGAAAAAGGCGCAAAAATTACCGCCGCAGCCAGCGAAATTTCACCGTTTAACGATTACGCGAAAAAAGGTCTGCAAGACTGGCAAACTTATCTCGGCCCGACCAAGGGATATGATGAGATGGTTTATAACCTGAAACCGATCGGAGACAAACAGGGCAATACGCTCGCCGTCCTACATAACCAAGCCGGTAATCAGGGCGTTTCCGTCGGCTATAACATCAAACAACTACCGGTACTGACCATCTGGAAAAACACCGACACGCTGCAACAGGGTTATGTCACTGGTATCGAACCGGGAACCAGCTACGCCTACAACACCAAGTATCAACACCCACTGGGACTGGTACCAAAAATCGAACCCGGCGCTTCCAGACATTTTGACGTCACTTACACAGTGCTGCGCAATATCAAAGAAGTGAATCAGGCACTGGCAACCGTGGCCGACATTCAGGGCAACACGCCCGTCAAGCAGGTTAAAAAACCACTGGTTGATTTAACGAAAGTTCACTAA
- a CDS encoding extracellular solute-binding protein, with translation MWRHLANIREMKASAMAVERFNQSQHRWKIVQENIPEASYTQLITAAAKAEQLPCVIDLDQPLVPNFAWNQFLRPLDGLIDARILDALNSSGKGTYQGKTYSVGQFDAALALFTRKSLLKKIGVRTPTLTHPWSKDEFMEVLDKIKATRTYQYPFDIRSNDMTEWLPYALSPMMLSWGADLINRNNYVEVNGILNSPKAIEFGHWLYSLVTNHYIERHPADDKGLLTGRVAIQYHGSWAVGEFERVLGDDLAILPVPDFGHGPVIGGGSWQWAVTTDCPYPEGAKAFLTHMVSTKEIATVSISANAIPTLPAATSLTQDFAPNGKWRIFYEFSARFAKVRPETPAYAVISSSYKKAINAILDGEDPQIALDYAVDNIEAAIEHNKGYGFPLPVKSSTP, from the coding sequence ATGTGGCGCCATTTAGCCAATATTCGGGAAATGAAGGCTTCTGCAATGGCTGTTGAGCGGTTCAATCAATCGCAGCATCGATGGAAAATTGTTCAGGAGAACATCCCGGAAGCCTCCTATACCCAACTCATCACTGCGGCAGCAAAAGCAGAACAACTCCCTTGCGTCATCGACCTCGATCAACCACTGGTGCCCAACTTTGCCTGGAATCAGTTTCTGCGTCCGCTGGACGGCCTGATCGATGCCCGAATTCTCGACGCATTGAATTCATCAGGCAAGGGAACCTATCAGGGAAAAACCTATTCTGTCGGACAATTTGACGCTGCTCTGGCACTGTTTACCCGCAAGTCGCTGCTCAAAAAAATTGGGGTTCGCACACCAACCCTGACACATCCATGGAGCAAAGACGAATTCATGGAAGTTCTGGATAAAATCAAAGCCACCAGAACCTATCAATATCCATTCGATATCCGGAGTAACGACATGACTGAATGGCTTCCGTATGCTTTATCGCCAATGATGCTGTCCTGGGGAGCCGATCTCATCAACCGTAATAACTATGTTGAAGTCAACGGTATTCTCAACTCACCCAAAGCAATTGAATTCGGTCACTGGCTCTATTCACTGGTTACGAATCACTACATTGAGCGTCATCCAGCCGATGATAAAGGGCTGCTCACCGGCAGAGTTGCGATTCAGTATCATGGTTCCTGGGCTGTCGGAGAATTCGAGCGGGTATTAGGTGATGATCTCGCGATTCTGCCCGTGCCGGATTTTGGTCATGGCCCAGTCATCGGTGGTGGTTCCTGGCAATGGGCAGTCACAACAGACTGCCCGTATCCCGAAGGAGCAAAAGCTTTCCTGACCCATATGGTTTCCACCAAAGAAATAGCCACTGTCTCGATTTCAGCAAATGCTATTCCGACACTTCCTGCTGCTACTTCGTTGACTCAGGATTTTGCCCCGAATGGGAAATGGCGTATTTTCTACGAATTCTCGGCCCGTTTTGCCAAAGTCAGACCGGAAACTCCTGCCTATGCGGTGATTTCCTCCAGTTACAAAAAAGCAATCAACGCCATACTGGACGGCGAAGACCCTCAGATTGCTCTGGATTATGCCGTCGATAATATTGAAGCAGCTATAGAGCACAACAAAGGTTACGGGTTTCCACTACCAGTGAAATCATCAACACCATGA
- a CDS encoding bifunctional diguanylate cyclase/phosphodiesterase, with translation MLKLDNKKLLHIIRYAPVIVVTLFAIAVNIIAIEDNQSMAQYSIENLRAELLNTQREKIREQVRYVIRKVRTERFLSEAKLKDHAKQRVYEAYHVAHYIYNSNQGKPKAEIVHLITDALRPLHFFNERGYFFIFTQQGISVMNGLRPELEGTSILDLQDSRGTYFIRNFIKKFEHSQEGFYQWWFQKPGQSNQQDFQKIGFAKTFEPYHWYIGTGEYVTAFENALKKEILEWISEYEYGEGGYFFIIDKQGTLLAHHYNDFLGPELTVGKKIDDSLRQQILAQVRNGGGYIRYQKPLTVDGKISLEQVSYVTEIKGWDWIVGTGFYSQVYEKYLSSQAHQLSQYKKQSLAKLSTLGIVSILLLIVVSLYVSHLIARRFNTFQQRIVDDVNELENSKDKMEFMALHDALTGLPNRLSLQKKIQESINLSKKHGTHAAIMFVDLDDFKHINDLHGHATGDQLLCSISRQFESVLEETDLVARFGGDEFIFCCADLQGTDEAREKAEIIRRLFDEQFVIGGKILSVGCSIGISMYPDDSDDPAALIRKADIVLYHSKAIKKGQILFYDQHINEQVQLDLNIHHELQRALINQEFSVCYQPQIEANRHRLVSVEALIRWNNPRLGNVPPAKFIETAEETGLIHDIGLFVFRRACEEIYRLSPNGHNAVQLSVNVSPTQLVTPHFPEQLAEICSEIGIHTHRITLEITENILINKLETAIPILNQLRVHGFGISLDDFGTGYSSLSYINNLPLTEIKIDRCFIDRMLNNQQSNMLVKMIIGIGKFSGMTVVAEGVETQEQYEQLIEYHCDLVQGFYFDRPLTFEQLTHRYKNYYSAYVNNFPYSY, from the coding sequence ATGCTAAAACTCGATAATAAAAAACTATTACATATTATTCGTTATGCCCCAGTTATCGTTGTCACCCTATTTGCAATCGCCGTTAATATCATTGCGATTGAAGACAACCAATCGATGGCTCAGTACAGCATTGAAAATTTGCGGGCAGAACTTCTCAACACGCAGCGTGAAAAAATTCGCGAACAGGTTCGTTATGTCATCAGAAAAGTCCGGACTGAGCGTTTTTTATCAGAAGCAAAGCTAAAAGATCACGCTAAACAGCGAGTCTATGAGGCCTATCATGTTGCGCACTACATCTACAATAGCAACCAGGGAAAACCTAAAGCGGAAATAGTCCATCTGATTACCGATGCCCTGCGCCCTCTCCACTTCTTCAACGAACGAGGCTACTTTTTCATCTTTACCCAGCAGGGTATCAGTGTGATGAACGGCTTAAGACCAGAGCTTGAAGGGACGTCGATCCTTGATCTTCAGGATAGCCGGGGAACTTACTTTATCCGCAACTTCATCAAAAAGTTTGAACATTCACAGGAAGGATTCTACCAGTGGTGGTTTCAAAAACCGGGTCAGTCAAACCAGCAGGACTTTCAGAAAATCGGTTTTGCCAAAACATTTGAACCTTATCACTGGTACATCGGTACCGGTGAATATGTGACTGCTTTTGAGAATGCTCTGAAAAAAGAAATTCTTGAGTGGATCTCTGAATATGAGTACGGAGAAGGCGGATACTTCTTTATCATCGACAAACAAGGCACATTACTTGCCCATCACTACAATGACTTTTTAGGCCCGGAACTTACTGTCGGAAAAAAAATTGATGACTCGTTACGACAGCAGATTCTGGCACAGGTTCGTAACGGTGGCGGTTATATCCGCTATCAGAAACCACTGACGGTCGATGGAAAAATTTCGCTGGAACAAGTCAGTTATGTCACTGAAATCAAAGGCTGGGACTGGATTGTCGGAACCGGATTTTACTCTCAGGTCTACGAGAAATACCTCAGCTCACAGGCACATCAGCTCTCACAGTATAAAAAGCAGAGTCTGGCTAAACTGAGTACTCTCGGTATCGTCTCCATCCTTTTGCTGATCGTTGTTTCCCTGTATGTCAGCCACCTGATCGCCCGCCGGTTCAATACTTTTCAGCAACGTATCGTTGACGATGTAAATGAACTGGAAAACAGCAAAGATAAAATGGAATTCATGGCGCTACATGATGCCCTGACAGGATTACCAAATCGTCTGTCCCTCCAGAAAAAAATTCAGGAAAGTATCAACTTATCAAAGAAACACGGCACCCACGCCGCCATTATGTTTGTCGATCTGGATGATTTCAAACATATCAATGATCTACACGGACATGCGACGGGAGATCAGCTTCTGTGTTCAATCAGCCGCCAGTTCGAATCCGTACTGGAAGAAACAGATCTCGTGGCCCGTTTTGGCGGTGACGAGTTCATTTTCTGCTGTGCGGATTTACAAGGTACCGATGAAGCCAGAGAAAAAGCTGAAATCATCCGCCGCCTGTTTGATGAACAATTTGTAATCGGCGGAAAAATTTTATCCGTGGGCTGTAGTATCGGTATCAGTATGTATCCGGATGATAGTGATGATCCGGCTGCGCTGATTCGCAAAGCCGACATCGTTCTTTACCATTCCAAAGCAATCAAAAAGGGACAGATTCTATTTTACGATCAACATATTAATGAGCAGGTGCAACTCGATCTGAACATTCATCATGAGCTGCAACGGGCACTGATTAATCAGGAATTCAGCGTCTGTTACCAACCCCAGATAGAAGCCAACAGACACCGGCTGGTAAGCGTTGAAGCATTGATACGCTGGAATAATCCACGTCTGGGCAATGTTCCGCCGGCAAAATTCATTGAAACAGCAGAAGAAACCGGGCTCATCCATGATATTGGCTTATTCGTTTTCCGCCGCGCCTGTGAGGAAATTTACCGCTTATCTCCCAACGGTCATAATGCCGTACAGCTATCGGTCAATGTATCACCCACTCAGTTAGTGACACCCCACTTCCCGGAACAACTGGCGGAAATATGTAGTGAGATCGGGATTCATACTCATCGCATTACGCTGGAAATTACCGAAAATATCTTAATTAACAAACTGGAAACTGCGATACCGATTCTGAATCAGCTTCGGGTACACGGATTCGGAATCTCACTGGACGACTTTGGCACAGGTTATTCTTCTCTGAGTTATATCAATAACCTGCCGTTAACAGAAATTAAGATTGATCGCTGTTTTATCGACCGGATGCTGAACAATCAGCAAAGCAATATGCTGGTTAAAATGATCATTGGTATCGGCAAATTCAGCGGTATGACGGTAGTAGCTGAAGGTGTTGAAACACAAGAACAGTATGAACAGCTCATCGAATATCACTGCGATTTAGTTCAGGGATTCTATTTTGACCGCCCACTCACATTTGAGCAGCTCACACACCGTTATAAAAATTATTACAGCGCTTACGTCAACAACTTTCCATACTCGTACTAG
- a CDS encoding IS3 family transposase (programmed frameshift) gives MSSKRYPEEFKIEAVKQVTEKGHSVADVANRLGTTTHSLYAWVKRYGPDSSQHQAQSDESAEIRRLRKELQRVTEERDIPKKSRGVLRKPVRLRYAFIKANQSIWPVRRMCKILGVHPSGYYAWLKHPDSKQEKRRKYLLGLIKQFWLESGGVYGYRKIYSDLRDEGESCGINQVYRLMKREGLQSQRGYRKPRAKAGTEHVISANKLAREFNPTAPNQSWVTDITYIKTHEGWLYLAVVVDLFSRRVIGWSMKSRITKELVLDALLMAIWRRSPIQKVLVHSDQGSQYTSHDWNKFLKQHGLEASMSRRGNCHDNAVAESFFQLLKRERIKRKIYSTRGDARMDIFEYIEMFYNVKRRHGSNNQLSPVEYEKQYERRLTSVY, from the exons ATGAGCAGCAAAAGATATCCAGAAGAATTTAAAATTGAAGCGGTAAAACAGGTCACGGAAAAAGGTCATAGTGTGGCTGATGTTGCCAACCGCTTAGGGACGACTACCCACAGCCTTTATGCTTGGGTGAAGCGCTACGGTCCCGACTCCTCCCAACACCAAGCTCAATCTGATGAAAGTGCCGAAATTCGCAGGCTTCGAAAAGAACTGCAAAGAGTCACCGAAGAGCGGGATATAC CTAAAAAAAGCCGCGGTGTACTTCGCAAGCCAGTCCGACTGAGGTACGCCTTCATCAAAGCCAATCAGTCTATTTGGCCTGTTCGACGGATGTGTAAAATCCTTGGGGTTCATCCCAGTGGTTATTATGCCTGGTTAAAACACCCTGACAGCAAACAAGAGAAACGGCGTAAATATCTTCTCGGGCTTATCAAACAGTTTTGGTTGGAATCAGGCGGGGTTTATGGCTATCGAAAGATATACAGTGACCTACGAGATGAAGGTGAATCCTGTGGGATCAATCAAGTGTATCGCTTGATGAAGCGAGAAGGCTTACAGTCACAACGCGGATATCGTAAACCCAGAGCTAAAGCAGGTACTGAGCATGTCATTTCGGCAAACAAATTAGCCAGAGAGTTCAATCCAACGGCTCCAAATCAATCATGGGTAACCGATATTACCTATATAAAAACACATGAAGGTTGGTTGTATCTTGCCGTTGTTGTTGATCTTTTTTCTAGAAGAGTGATTGGCTGGTCGATGAAAAGTCGAATAACTAAAGAGTTGGTTTTGGATGCGCTTTTAATGGCTATATGGCGACGTTCTCCAATCCAAAAGGTACTTGTACATTCCGATCAAGGTAGCCAGTATACAAGTCACGACTGGAACAAGTTCTTAAAGCAACATGGACTAGAAGCCAGTATGAGCCGTCGAGGTAATTGTCACGATAATGCTGTGGCAGAAAGCTTTTTCCAGCTACTGAAAAGAGAAAGAATCAAACGCAAAATCTACTCCACACGGGGAGATGCTCGCATGGATATCTTTGAATACATAGAGATGTTCTACAACGTGAAGCGCAGGCATGGTTCCAATAATCAATTGTCACCTGTAGAGTATGAGAAGCAATATGAGAGAAGACTAACTAGTGTCTACTGA
- a CDS encoding ExeM/NucH family extracellular endonuclease, with protein sequence MKLKSSLSYLSIVIGSTLSLSAHADIILSQYVEGSGLNKAIEIANTGDASVSLDGYALAKSTNGSGAWENQLPLDGRTIPAHGVFVIANSQASSEILALSNETDNTVVNFNGNDPIALLLNGSEHDVIGAMGGSYFAKDVTLSRLADSLTPSSTYIAAQWTTAAANNIDGLGSLDSTVSTFTCEGESFTPIQEIQGEGSRSPLLSGSANTTDGEYAVQGVVSAVTTGLTKGFYLQALENDYNDNTSEGLFIYTGQSASDLQPGDVVCAKGKVSEYYNLTELLADNRQWVKLGEQAAPQATDIVPLESDDNFAQTLERYEGMLVNLPQNLDMRVTRTFSYDYDARRNNMVLAQGRLNTQPNQNFAAGSEQARQQSEENAQHRLFIESDQVADNGAIPYYPQFGRSDIDQDGSTEDYIRVNDTLSGAEGVLTYSYGDYRLIMTNTLTQDNFVHNSPRQSAPQLQQGNLRIATFNVLNYFNSPFGGDANPYGSNRGAKSDAEFEIQQEKIVRAILKLDADIIGLMEIENNGFGDGGAIHQLVEQLNLNIAEPENRYHYVAIDSNQDGEIDARDTVGTDAITTGIIYRSQAVTLATPRVIHMPSQQAPEVFDKDGNMIEDGKNYQRETLAPTFKVRANSGKEQELTVAVNHFKSKGSTCWEDAAAVADGGQGQQDADFQGSCENFRVAAAVALGEALKEIPGHQVILGDLNAYGKEDPLLVLTDYTPEKYGKTIHAARNTVINGETQFGDQGADITHGYGYLSALNMIHPDNWSYSYNDEVGSLDHILISPSLKTYVVDATDWHINAAESPLFDYTNKYKGDLPRYHDQYRASDHDPAVLELEMGGSVGGMLLVSLFGLLAIRRKA encoded by the coding sequence ATGAAATTAAAATCTTCGTTATCATATCTTTCGATAGTCATCGGAAGCACACTTTCACTATCGGCACATGCCGATATTATTCTTTCACAATATGTTGAAGGCTCAGGATTAAACAAAGCTATCGAGATTGCCAATACCGGAGATGCATCGGTTTCTCTGGACGGCTATGCTCTGGCAAAATCAACCAACGGCAGCGGAGCGTGGGAAAACCAGCTTCCTCTTGATGGGCGGACAATTCCGGCTCACGGCGTATTTGTGATTGCCAATAGTCAGGCCAGTAGTGAAATTCTGGCCCTGAGCAATGAAACCGACAATACCGTCGTGAACTTTAACGGTAACGATCCGATTGCTCTGCTGTTAAACGGTTCCGAACATGACGTGATCGGTGCAATGGGCGGCAGTTATTTTGCCAAAGATGTGACCTTATCCCGGCTGGCTGACAGCCTCACGCCGTCATCCACCTATATTGCTGCGCAATGGACAACCGCTGCGGCCAATAATATTGACGGGCTCGGTTCTCTGGACAGTACGGTTTCAACATTTACCTGTGAAGGTGAATCCTTTACACCGATTCAGGAAATTCAGGGCGAAGGCAGCCGTTCTCCGCTTCTCAGCGGCTCAGCCAATACAACCGACGGCGAATACGCGGTTCAGGGTGTCGTCAGCGCAGTCACAACCGGGCTGACCAAAGGATTCTACCTTCAGGCGCTGGAGAATGACTACAACGACAATACATCTGAAGGTCTCTTTATTTATACTGGTCAGTCAGCTTCTGACTTACAGCCCGGAGATGTCGTCTGTGCCAAAGGAAAAGTCAGTGAATATTATAATCTGACCGAACTGCTGGCCGACAACCGTCAATGGGTTAAGCTCGGAGAGCAGGCTGCGCCACAGGCAACCGACATTGTCCCTCTCGAGTCTGATGACAATTTTGCCCAGACGCTGGAACGCTACGAAGGCATGCTGGTCAATCTGCCACAGAATCTGGATATGCGGGTCACCCGGACATTCAGTTACGACTATGACGCCAGACGCAACAATATGGTACTGGCTCAGGGCCGCCTGAATACCCAGCCGAACCAGAATTTTGCCGCAGGTTCCGAACAGGCCAGACAGCAAAGTGAAGAAAACGCACAGCACCGTCTGTTTATTGAGTCGGACCAAGTCGCAGATAATGGTGCCATCCCTTACTATCCTCAATTCGGCCGCAGCGACATTGATCAGGATGGTTCTACCGAAGATTATATCCGGGTCAATGACACTCTCAGCGGTGCCGAAGGTGTTCTGACCTACAGTTACGGTGATTATCGTCTGATTATGACCAACACTCTGACTCAGGATAACTTTGTTCACAACTCACCCCGCCAGTCAGCACCACAATTACAGCAAGGTAACCTGCGTATTGCGACCTTTAACGTGCTGAACTATTTCAATTCACCGTTTGGTGGCGATGCAAATCCTTATGGAAGTAATCGTGGTGCCAAAAGTGACGCTGAGTTTGAAATCCAGCAGGAAAAAATTGTACGTGCCATCCTGAAACTGGATGCCGACATTATTGGTCTGATGGAAATTGAAAATAACGGCTTCGGTGATGGCGGCGCGATTCATCAGTTGGTTGAACAGCTCAACCTGAATATTGCCGAACCGGAAAACCGCTACCACTATGTTGCCATCGATAGCAATCAGGATGGTGAAATCGATGCCCGTGATACCGTTGGCACCGATGCAATTACCACCGGCATCATCTATCGTAGTCAGGCTGTCACACTGGCAACGCCACGTGTTATTCACATGCCATCCCAGCAGGCACCGGAAGTGTTTGATAAAGACGGCAATATGATTGAAGACGGTAAGAACTACCAGCGGGAAACACTGGCACCGACCTTTAAAGTCCGCGCCAACTCAGGAAAAGAGCAAGAGCTTACTGTTGCTGTGAACCACTTTAAATCCAAAGGCTCAACCTGCTGGGAAGATGCTGCCGCTGTTGCAGATGGCGGACAAGGCCAGCAGGATGCGGATTTCCAGGGATCATGTGAAAACTTCCGGGTCGCTGCTGCCGTAGCTTTGGGAGAAGCGTTAAAAGAGATCCCCGGACATCAGGTTATCCTCGGCGATCTGAATGCCTATGGTAAAGAAGATCCACTGTTGGTTCTGACCGACTACACACCGGAGAAATACGGAAAAACCATCCATGCGGCAAGAAACACCGTCATCAACGGAGAAACTCAGTTTGGTGATCAGGGTGCCGACATCACGCACGGATATGGTTATCTCAGTGCTCTGAATATGATCCATCCGGACAACTGGAGCTACTCGTACAATGATGAGGTTGGTTCTTTAGACCATATTCTGATTAGCCCGAGCCTGAAAACGTATGTTGTCGATGCAACAGACTGGCATATCAACGCGGCTGAATCACCGCTGTTTGACTACACAAACAAATATAAAGGTGATCTGCCCAGATACCACGATCAATATCGTGCTTCAGACCACGATCCAGCCGTACTGGAACTGGAAATGGGTGGTTCTGTCGGCGGTATGTTGCTGGTTTCCTTATTCGGACTACTGGCAATCAGACGTAAAGCATAA